A region of the Pseudomonas sp. J452 genome:
GCACGCTGTCGCGGTACTGCGGCAGGCCGGCGATCAGGTCCTGCTGGGCCTGGAACTTGTCCGCCGTCTTGGCGAAGAAGTCGCGGCTGGCGGCGGCGCGCTGGGCGTGCACGGCGGCGATGCGCGCCTGCACTTCGGCCGGTAGCTGCAGTTCGTCGACCTCCGCCAGCAGCGCGCCATGCAGGGTGCCGCCGAGCAGTTCGCTGTGCGGCAGGGCGCGGCGGTAGAAGATCGCATTGCCTTCGCGGCGGGTGGCCACCAGGCCGGCCTGGGCCAGGACCTTGAGGTGGTGGCTCATGCCCGACTGGCCGATGGCGAAGATCTGCGCCAGCTCCAGCACGCCGAACGAGTCGTTGGCCAGCGCGCGCAGCACATTCAGGCGCAGCGGATCGCCGCCGGCCTTGCACAGGGCGGCGAGCTCATCGGCTGGCTCGAAACGGAGCTGGGGCACGCGCATATTCATAGTGGCGGCAGTCTAGTCGGTCACTTTTCATCCAGCAACATCAATATCAAAACTTTTTGATATTGATGTCTGGGCAGGTCGGCCGGCAGCTTTCGTCGATCTTTCATTGCCCCGCAGCGCCTGGCTGGGCGAAAATGCGCGCCTTTTTCCGCTTCTCTCATTTAGCAACAGTCCTTCCCAGGAGATTCAGCGATGTCCAGCCGTCGTGAGCGTGCCAATGCCATTCGTGCCCTCAGCATGGATGCTGTGCAGAAAGCCAACAGCGGCCACCCCGGTGCCCCCATGGGCATGGCGGACATCGCCGAAGTGCTGTGGCGCGACTATCTGCAGCACAACCCGAGCAACCCGAACTGGGCCGACCGCGACCGCTTCGTGCTGTCCAACGGCCACGGCTCGATGCTGATCTACTCGCTGCTGCACCTGACCGGCTACGACCTGGGCATCGACGATCTCAAGCAGTTCCGCCAGCTGCACAGCCGCACCCCGGGCCACCCGGAATACGGCTACACCCCGGGCGTCGAGACCACCACTGGCCCGCTGGGCCAGGGCATCGCCAACGCCGTTGGCTTCGCCATCGCCGAAAAAGTGCTGGGCGCGCAGTTCAACCGCGACGGCCATAACGTGGTCGATCACTTCACCTACGCCTTCCTCGGCGACGGCTGCATGATGGAAGGCATCAGCCACGAAGTCTGCTCGCTGGCCGGCACCCTGGGCCTGGGCAAGCTGGTCGCCTTCTACGACGACAACGGCATTTCCATCGACGGCGAAGTCCACGGCTGGTTCACCGACGACACCCCGGCTCGCTTCGAAGCCTACGGCTGGCAGGTGATCCGCAATGTCGACGGCCACGATGCCGACGAGATCAAGATCGCCATCGAGACCGCGCGCAAGTCCAGCGACCGTCCGACCCTGATCTGCTGCAAGACCATCATCGGCTTCGGTTCGCCGAACAAGCAGGGCAAGGAAGAGTGCCACGGAGCCGCGCTGGGCAACGATGAAATCGCCCTGACCCGCGCCGCCCTGGGCTGGAACCATGGCCCGTTTGAGATCCCTTCGGAAATCTACGCCGAGTGGGACGCCAAGGAAGCTGGCGCCGCCCGTGAAGCCGCCTGGAACGACAAGTTCGCCGCCTACGCCGCTGCCTACCCTGAGCTGGCCGCCGAACTCAAACGCCGCCTGGCTGGCGAGCTGCCGGCCGACTTCGCCGAGAAGTCCGCTGCCTATGTGCAGGAAGTGGCCGCCAAGGGCGAGACCATCGCCAGCCGCAAGGCCAGCCAGAACGCGCTGAACGCCTTTGGCCCGCTGTTGCCGGAATTCCTCGGTGGTTCCGCCGACCTGGCCGGCTCCAACCTGACCCTGTGGAAAGGCTGCAAAGGTGTCGAGGCCGCTGACGCGTCCGGCAACTACCTGTTCTATGGCGTGCGCGAGTTCGGCATGAGCGCGATCATGAACGGCATCGCCCTGCACGGTGGTTTCATCCCCTACGGCGCGACCTTCCTGATCTTCATGGAATACGCGCGCAACGCCGTGCGCATGGCTTCGCTGATGAAGCAGCGCGTGCTGTTCGTGTTCACCCACGACTCCATCGGTCTGGGCGAAGACGGCCCGACCCACCAGCCGATCGAGCAGCTGGCCAGCCTGCGTGGCACGCCGAACCTGGACACCTGGCGTCCGGCCGATGCGGTGGAATCCGCGGTGGCCTGGAAATACGCTATCGAGCGTGCCGACGGCCCGTCCGCGCTGATCTTCAGCCGGCAGAACCTGCCGCACCAGACGCGCGACGCCCAGCAGCTGGCCGACGTGGCCCGTGGTGCCTACGTACTCAAGGACTGCGCCGGCGAGCCGGAGCTGATCCTGATCGCCACCGGTTCGGAAGTCGGCCTGGCCGTGCAGGCCTTTGACCAGCTGAGCGAGCAGGGCAAGAAGGTGCGCGTCGTGTCCATGCCGTCGACCAGCGTGTTCGACCAGCAGGACGCCGCCTACAAGCAGGCCGTGCTGCCGCTGCAGGTCGGCGCGCGCATCGCCATCGAGGCCTCCCATGCGGACTACTGGTACAAGTACGTCGGCCTGGAAGGGCGCATCATCGGCATGACCACCTTCGGTGAGTCCGCCCCGGCGCCGGCGCTGTTCGAGGAGTTCGGCTTCACGGTCGAGAATCTCCTGGAAACCGCCGCCGAACTGCTGGACGCCTGACGGCCTGTGTAGGAGCGAGCTTGCTCGCGATGCTCAAACATTGATCGCGAGCAAGCTCGCTCCTACAGGTTGACTGCATTCGTGCCCAACATGCCCAACGCCAATCGCACCTACAAAGTCGCCCTCAACGGCTACGGCCGTATCGGTCGTTGCGTGCTGCGCGCCTTGCACGAGCGCGGTGCCGCGGCCGGTTTCGAGATCGTTGCGCTGAACGACCTAGCCGACCAGGCCAGCATCGAATACCTGACCCGCTTCGACTCCACCCACGGCCGCTTCCCCGGCGAGGTGAAGGTCGACGGCGACTGCCTGCATATCAATGGCAACTGCGTGAAGGTGCTGCGCCAGGCCACGCCCGAGGCCATCGACTGGGCCGCACTGGATATCGACCTGGTGCTGGAATGCTCCGGCGTCTACCACAGCCGCGCCGATGCCGAGCGCTTCCTGGCGGCCGGCGCGCCACGCGTGCTGTTCTCCCAGCCGATGGCCAGCGAAGCGGATATCGACGCCACCGTGGTGTTCGGCGTCAATCAGGCCTGCCTGAGCGGTGCCGAGAAGCTGGTGTCGAACGCTTCCTGCACCACCAACTGCGGGGTGCCGCTGCTCAAGCTGCTGAATGAGACGGTGGGGATCGAGTACGTTTCCATCACCACCATCCACTCGGCGATGAACGACCAGCCAGTGATCGACGCCTACCACCACGAAGACCTGCGCCGCACGCGCTCGGCCTTCCAGTCGGTGATCCCGGTATCCACCGGCCTGGCCCGCGGTATCGAGCGCCTGCTGCCGGAACTGACCGGGCGCATCCAGGCCAAGGCCATCCGCGTGCCGACGGTCAACGTGTCCTGCCTGGATATCACCCTGCAGACCGCTCGCGACACCAGTGCCGAAGAGATCAACCGGGTGCTGCGCGAGGCCGCCAGCAGCGGCCCGCTGCAGGGCCTGCTGGCCTACACCGAGCTGCCCCACGCCAGCTGCGACTTCAACCACGACGCCCATTCGGCGATTGTCGATGGCAGCCAGACCCGCGTATCCGGCCCGCGCCTGGTGAACCTGTTGGCCTGGTTCGACAACGAGTGGGGGTTTGCCAACCGCATGCTCGACGTTGCCCAACATTTTCTCGATGTTTCTGCCTGTTCCACCGAACAGAAAGCCACTAACCAGCCCCTTGTGAAGGACTGACCATGACTGTTTTGAAGATGACCGACCTCGACCTCGCCGGTAAGCGCGTGCTGATCCGCGAAGACCTCAACGTCCCGGTGAAAGACGGTGTGGTGAAGAGCGACGCGCGCATCCTCGCCTCCCTGCCGACCATCAAACTGGCCCTGGAGAAGGGCGCGGCAGTCATGGTCTGCTCGCACCTGGGTCGCCCGACCGAGGGCGAATTCAGTGCAGAGAACAGCCTGGCGCCGGTGGCGGCCTACCTGAGCAAGGCCCTCGGTCGTGACGTGCCGCTGGTGGCCGACTACCTCGGCGGCGTCGACGTGCAGCCGGGCCAGGTCGTGCTGTTCGAGAACGTGCGCTTCAACAAGGGCGAGAAGAAGAACGCCGACGAACTGGCACAGCAATACGCCGCCCTGTGCGACGTGTTCGTCATGGACGCCTTCGGTACCGCCCACCGCGCCGAGGGTTCGACCCACGGCGTGGCCAAGTTCGCCAAGGTCGCCGCTGCCGGCCCGCTGCTGGCTGCCGAGCTGGACGCTCTGGGCAAGGCCCTGGGCAACCCGGCCAAGCCGATGGCGGCGATCGTCGCCGGCTCCAAGGTGTCGACCAAGCTCGACGTACTCAACAGCCTGAGCCAGATCTGCGACCAGCTGATCGTCGGTGGCGGCATCGCCAACACCTTTCTCGCCGCCGCCGGTTTCCCGGTCGGCAAATCGCTGTACGAGGCCGACCTGATCGACACCGCCAAGGCCATCGCGGCCAAGGTCAGCGTGCCGCTGCCGGTCGATGTGGTAGTAGCCAAGGCCTTCGCCGAAGACGCCGAAGCCACCGTCAAGCTGGTCGCCGACGTGGCCGAAGACGACATGATCCTCGACATCGGCCCGCAAACTGCTGCGCAGTTCGCCGAGCTGCTGAAGTCGTCGAAGACCATCCTGTGGAACGGTCCGGTCGGCGTGTTCGAATTCGACCAGTTCGGCAACGGCACCAAGGTACTGGCCCAGGCCATCGCCGAAAGCCCGGCCTTCTCCATCGCCGGCGGTGGCGACACCCTGGCCGCCATCGACAAATACGGCGTCGGCGCGCAGATCAGCTATATCTCCACCGGTGGTGGTGCCTTCCTCGAGTTCGTCGAGGGCAAGGTGCTGCCGGCCGTGGCAGTGCTGGAACAACGCGCCAAGGCCTGAGTGGCCCCGAATACTTGAATAGCGCCTGCCCCTGCGGCAGGCTTGCACGATTAACGAGCCCCACCGGGAGAAAGAACACCATGGCACTTATCAGCATGCGCCAGATGCTCGACCACGCCGCCGAATTCGGCTACGGCGTGCCGGCCTTCAACGTCAACAACCTCGAGCAGATGCGCGCGATCATGGAAGCGGCCGACAAGACCGATTCCCCGGTGATCGTCCAGGCTTCCGCCGGCGCCCGCAAATACGCTGGCGCGCCGTTCCTGCGCCACCTGATCCTGGCCGCTATCGAAGAGTTCCCGCATATCCCGGTGTGCATGCACCAGGACCACGGCACCAGCCCGGACGTCTGCCAGCGCTCGATCCAGCTGGGCTTCAGCTCGGTAATGATGGACGGCTCGCTGAAGGAAGACGGCAAGACCCCGGCCGACTACGACTACAACGTCGCCGTCACCCAGCAGACCGTCGCCTTTGCCCACGCCTGCGGCGTATCGGTGGAAGGTGAACTGGGTTGCCTGGGCAGCCTGGAAACCGGCATGGCCGGCGAAGAAGACGGCGTTGGCGCCGAAGGCGTGCTCGATCACAGCCAGATGCTGACCGACCCGGAAGAAGCCGCCGACTTCGTCAAGCGCACCCAGGTCGATGCCCTGGCCATCGCCATCGGCACCAGCCACGGCGCCTACAAGTTCACCAAGCCGCCGACCGGTGACATCCTCGCCATCGACCGCATCAAGGAAATCCACAAGCGCATCCCCAACACCCACCTGGTGATGCACGGCTCTTCCTCGGTACCGCAGGAGTGGCTGGCGATCATCAACCAGTACGGCGGCGACATCAAAGAAACCTACGGCGTGCCGGTCGAAGAAATCGTCGAAGGCATCAAGTACGGCGTGCGCAAGGTCAACATCGACACCGACCTGCGCCTGGCGTCCACCGGTGCCATGCGCCGCCTGATGGCCACCAACCCGAGCGAGTTCGACCCGCGCAAGTTCTTCGGCGCCACCGTCACCGCCATGCGCGACATCTGCATCGCCCGCTACGAAGCCTTCGGCACCGCCGGCAATGCCTCGAAGATCAAGCCGATCTCCCTGGAAGGCATGTTCCAGCGCTATGCCAAGGGCGAGCTGACCGCCAAGGTCAACTAAGCCATCTGCTGCACCGAAAGCCCCGCTCTGCGGGGCTTTTGTTTATCGGGGGAAAGCTAATGCCGTCTATCGTTCGAGGCGCACTCTGCGCGGCCGTGCTGGCGCTCGTCGGCTGCGCCCAGCAGCCCGTTGTGGTGGCTCCTGCGCCGGCCGCCACGCCGTTGGAAACCGATCCGCAGCAGTGCCTGAGCCAGGCCGAATGCACCACCAAGACCTCGCGCACCCTGCTGTTCGTCTTCGACTATGCCGCCGCCGGAGGTGCCCTGGTACAGCGCCAAGGGCGTCTGCTGTTCACCCCGGCAGACGCAACGCGTGGCGAGTGGCCGGCCATCTACATCCGTCTGGCCGAGCCCATGGCTGGGCGCTTCGACTTCAATGCCGAGTGCCAGACGCCACGCTGTCGCTACAGCGCTGCGCAGTTGTTGCAGGTTTATCGCGACTATCTTGCGGGCAAGCCCGGCGCGCTGGCCCGTCTCTAGTTCGCGGCCTGCTTCCCGGCCAGCCGTAACCCGCGGCGCCCCTCATCTAGCACGATCGTGCATGACGTTCGTCTGATAAAACCCTGCGCTACTCGCGCCGCCATCAAGCCCTCGATACATATCCCGATACAGTGGCATCTCCATCTAGACTCTTTGCAGGAGCGTGTAGGAGAGGGACGTTAGCCGCTGTACGGCAGCGCACAGACCGGCATGAGCCGGCAGGTGGTGAGGTGTTGCATTACATCCACCGAAGCATTCGCAGATCGAGAGCCAGGAGTGAACCATGAGTTCGCTTAAAACAATTCAGGCCCGCTACACCCTTATCTTCATTGCCTTTATCGCCGTGATCTTTGTCCTGACTGAAGAGGGCATCCGCCACTTCATCACGCCACAGCTGAAAGCCTCGGAAGAGCAGCTGGTGCTAGGCAAGGTCAACAAGATCGCCGAGACCATCCTCTTCGAGCTGGCCAAGGTCGAAGCGCAGTCGCGCAGCATCACCCAGACCATTCCACTGCTCGACAGCGCCAGCATCGATAGCGTGGTGCCCGGCCTGGTCGACCAGTACGGTGATCCCAAGGTGTTCGGCGGCGGCATCTGGCCGCTGCCGCAAAAGCGCTCCGAACTCGCCAAGCACAGCACCTTCTTCCACCGCGATGCCAGCGGCAAGATGACGGTCAACACCTACTGGAACTCCGACGCCGCGCCTAACTACTACGAGCAGCCCTGGCACCGCGCCGGCCAGCAGGCGCCGGCCGGCCACTGCGCCTGGGCCGCGGCCTACAAGGACGATGCCAGTGCCCAGCCGCGCACCAACTGCGCCATGGCCATCAGCAAGGATGGTGCGCCGTTCGGCGTGTCGACCATCGACGTGACCCTGGGCTTCTTCAACAAGCTGGTGGCCGAGAAGGAAAAGGAAATCCAGGGCGAGGTGATGATCGTCGAGCCGGACGGCAAGATCCTCAGCAACCAGTCGAGTATCGGCGGCGAGATCGTGCTGAAGAACGTATCCGAGCTGGCTCGTCAGTCGTTGTTCGTCAACGAGATCCAGGAAGGGCTGGGCCAGATCGGCCGCGACGCCTTGTTCAAGCACCAGTTCCAGGCCAAGGACGGCGATGACTGGACCTTCTACCTGCAGCCGATCGAGGGTACGCCCTGGCTGCTGGCCGCGGCGCTGCCGACTCACCTGCTCACCGAGAACAGCGCCGGTGTGCTGAAGACCCTGGCCACCCTGCAGATTCCCCTGGTGATCCTGTTGCTGGCGATGATGCTGTTTTCCATCCGCCAACTGATGCAGCGCTTGCATGTGCTACGCGGCAATATCGACTCGCTGTCCGCTGGCGATGCCGACCTGACCCGGCGCATCGCCCTCAAGGGCGAGGACGAGATGGACGCGGTGGGCAGCTCGGTCAACCGTTTCATCGCCTACCTGCAGAACATGATCGCCGATGTCACCCAGGCTTCCGCGGTGATCGCCGAAGAACTTGGGCAACTGCAGCAGCAGTCGCGCCACACCAACGAAGTGCTGACCCGCCACGCCTCGGAAACCGATCAGGCGGTGACGGCCATCACCGAGATGAGCTCCACCGCCGACACCGTGGCACAGAGCGCGACCGAGACCGCCAGCTTCACCCGCGATGCCAACGACAAGGCCGAACAGTCCCGTGTGGTAGTGGCCGAAGCCTCGACCAGCGTGCTGGCCCTGGTCGACGAGGTGGAAAGCGCCACCGCGCGCGTGCAGGAGATGCAGCAGGACGCCCAGCGCATCAACGATGTGCTCGGCGTGATCGGCGAAATTGCCGGGCAGACCAACCTGCTGGCGCTCAACGCCGCCATCGAGGCGGCGCGTGCCGGTGAGCAGGGCCGTGGCTTTGCCGTGGTCGCCGACGAGGTGCGTGCCCTGGCCGGGCGCACCCAGCAGAGCACCTCGGAAATCAACGAGATGCTCAGCAAGCTGCAGCAGGGCGTCAGCTCGGCGGTGCAGGCCATGGAGAAGACCAAGGCCAGCTGCCAGGCCACGGCGGACAAGACCTCGCGGGTCAACGTCGGCCTCGACGACATGGCCTCTTCGGTGGGGCGCATCCATGACCTCAGCGCGCAGATCGCCACGGCTGCCGAGGAGCAGAGCGCGGTGACCGAGGAGATCAACCAGAACATGGTTGCCATCCGCCACATGGTCGATGACCTGGTCAGCAGCGGGCAGCAGGCGGACAAGAGCACCGACGCGCTGCTCGCCTCCAACCGCCGCCTGGTCGAGCTGGTCAACCGCTTCAAGGTGCGCTGAGTGGTCACTGCCCACGGGTGCCGCGCGGCCCCGTGGGCGGTAGACTGGCTACCCGTTCCCGCCGTACAGCCCGATGACCGCGCTCAGATACCTCCAGGCCTACCCGATGCACCTGCAGCAGCAGGTGATGCAGATGATCGCCGACGGCCGTCTCGGTGATTACCTGGACACGCGCTATCCGGCGCGCCACCAGATCCAGAGCGACAAGGCCCTGTATGCCTACACCCTGGGGCTCAAGCAGGAGCACCTGCGTAACGCGCCGAACATCGACAAGGTGCTCTACGACAACCGCCTCGACCTGACCCACCGCGCTCTTGGCCTGCACACGGCGGTATCGCGGGTGCAGGGCGGCAAGCTCAAGGCGAAGAAGGAGATCCGTGTGGCCGCGCTGTTCAAGGAGGCGGCGCCGGAATTCCTGCAGATGATCGTGGTGCACGAGCTGGCGCACCTGAAGGAAGTCGACCACAACAAGGCCTTCTACAAGCTCTGCGAATACATGCTGCCGGGCTACCACCAGCTGGAATTCGACCTGCGCGTGTACCTGACCTGGCGCGAATTGGTTGCACCGAACTGAGTGCGTGATCAATCTGCAAGCCGAGTCGTACAAGAACTGAACAGCAGGGTGCAGCCCACGGCTGACCGGGCCTGGACGGGATCATGCGCAGGTTATCCACAGAGTCATCCCCGCCGGCTGTGCATAAGCTATCCGACCAGCGTCAGCGCCAGGATGATGGCCAAGCGCTATGGTTAAGCTATGCCATCGGCAATGGAGCCCCCTTCCCGCGCAAGGCCGCGTCTTCTCGCGGAGTACAGCCCATGAGTAGTTCAACGCTCAGCATCGAACAGCTGAGCAGCTTCAGTCCGATGGACTTCCTCACCCCGCATTACCGCCAGCAGCTGCATGCCAGCCTGACATACCTGCAGCGCCCGGCCGGTACCCTGCTATTGCAGAAGGGTGAGCGCTCGCTGGCGCAGTACTACCTGCTCAGCGGCAAGGTGGCGGTGGATGCCGGTCCGGCCAAGCAGACCTTCGAAGGCGGTTCGCCGCAGGCGCACATGCCGCTCAACGGGGCTCAGCCCAATCCGGCCACGGTCAAGGCACTGACCGATGTCAGCCTGTTCGCCGTCGAGCACCAGTTGCTCGAGCGCCTGCTTGGCTGGAGCCAGGAAGCCGCCTATCAGGTCGACAGCCTGGGCGGTGGCATGCAGGTGGATGAGGATGACGGCGAGGACTGGCTGGCGCGTTTGCTCGGTACTCCACTGTTCGGCCGCCTGGCGCCCTCGCACCTGCATGCCCTGCTGGCGCGTTTCGAGTATGTCGAGGCCAAGGCCGGTGACAACGTGGTCAGCTACGGTGAGCCGGGCGAGCACTTCTACGTGATCAAGCGCGGGCGCGCGCGTATCAGCCTGCCACCGGCTTACCGCGAACAGCCGGCGCTGAGCCTGGAGAGCGGTGACTTCTTCGGCGAGGAGGCGCTGGTCAGTGGCTCGGTGCGTTCGGCCAGCGTGACCATGCTCGAAGATGGCGAGCTGGCGCGCTTGCACCGTGACGACTTCGTCGAGCTGGTGCGACCGACCCTGATCCCGCGGATCAGCGGCAAGGAGCTGGAAAAGATCGGCCAACAGGCCGGGCGCAAGTACCTGCTGCTCGATGTGCGCCTGGCTGTCGAGTACCGCCTGGGCCATCTGCCGGAGAGCTTCAACCTGCCGGTGGCCAACCTGCGCACCCACGCCGACAGCCTCGATCGTGGCACCTGCTATGTGGTCACCCCGGAAGGCGGCATCCGCAGCGAACTGGCCGTGCACCTGCTCAACCAGCTCGGCTTCGACGCCTACCTGCTGGGCGAGGCTTCATCGGCTGCGGCCTGAGCCTGGCGCTGCAGGCGGGATGGGCGTGGTCTCGCCAGCCGGTCTTCACGGCCTGCGCGCGGCTGCGCGTCAGACGGCCTGCAGGATCTGCCAACGCTGCGGGCCGCTGCTTACCTCGTCCCCCACGCCGAGCCCCAGCAGTTGCTGCCCGAGCGGTGCGCGCGGGGTGATCAGCATGACCTCGCCCCATGCGCTCGGTAGTTTCAGGCCGGCGCCATCCGGGCCGAGCAGCAGGCACTGGCGCCGCCCGTCGGCCGTCTGCAGCAACACCAGGGCGCCGAGCTGAATGCCCTGTTCCTCGTCGAAGTCGCGCATCTGCAGGGTTCGCCAGGCGTGCAGTGCCTGGCGAATCTCCTCCACCCGCCGCGCCTGCCCGGCAGCCAGGTAGGAGGCCTCCAGGCCGAGGGTGTCGTACTTGTTCTCGGCGATATTTTCTTCGTGGGTGGCTGCTTCGTGGGCGGTTTGCGCTGCGCGCACGGCCATGGCCAGATCGGCCTCCAGGTGCTCGCACACCTGTTGTTGCAGAAGGGTCTTGTCCATGGTCGTGGCGGGCAGTGAACGGGCGTGCAGGGTAGCAGGCCACCCTGGCCGGGGTCTTGTGTCCATGCGCTGGTCTAGACTCAGGCAGATTCCGCAAGGTGATCTCCCATGCGCACTCTTCGCTGCTGCCTGCTGTGCCTGATGTTCTGCTACGCCGGCCTGGGGTTGGCGGCCGAGCCCCTGCAGCTGTACACCGAGGAGTACCCGCCGCTGAATTTCAGCCAGGCGGGCAAGCCTGCCGGGCTCGGTGTTGAGGTGGTGGAGGAAATCCTCCGGCGCACCGGGCAACAGGCGCGTATCAGCGTGGTGCCCTGGGCGCGTGGCTACCAGGCGGCGCAAACCGAGCCGAATACCGGGCTGTTCGTCGCCATGCGTACCGAGGAGCGCGAGCAGCTGTTCAAGTGGGTCGGCCCGCTGACCGTGGTCGCCACCAGTTTCTATGCCCTCAAGGGTTCCGGCTTGACCATCTCCAGCCTGGAAGACGCCAGCAAGGTCGGCACCATCGCCGTGCCGCGCCAGTGGTACAGCTACCAGACGCTTGAAGCCAAGGGCCTGCCCAACCTCTACGGAGTGATCGGGCCGAGGCAAATGATGACCATGCTGCGCCATCGGCGGGTGCCGGTGGTGGTGGCGGACAACGTCACCCTGGTCAGCCTGCTCGCCCTGGGCGAACTCAAGCCGGAGGATGTCGAACCCTTGCACAGTTTTCTGCATAGCTATGCCTACATCGCCTTCTCACCATCGACCGACGATGCGCTGATTGCGCAGTGGCAGGCGACACTGAATGCGATG
Encoded here:
- the tkt gene encoding transketolase, which produces MSSRRERANAIRALSMDAVQKANSGHPGAPMGMADIAEVLWRDYLQHNPSNPNWADRDRFVLSNGHGSMLIYSLLHLTGYDLGIDDLKQFRQLHSRTPGHPEYGYTPGVETTTGPLGQGIANAVGFAIAEKVLGAQFNRDGHNVVDHFTYAFLGDGCMMEGISHEVCSLAGTLGLGKLVAFYDDNGISIDGEVHGWFTDDTPARFEAYGWQVIRNVDGHDADEIKIAIETARKSSDRPTLICCKTIIGFGSPNKQGKEECHGAALGNDEIALTRAALGWNHGPFEIPSEIYAEWDAKEAGAAREAAWNDKFAAYAAAYPELAAELKRRLAGELPADFAEKSAAYVQEVAAKGETIASRKASQNALNAFGPLLPEFLGGSADLAGSNLTLWKGCKGVEAADASGNYLFYGVREFGMSAIMNGIALHGGFIPYGATFLIFMEYARNAVRMASLMKQRVLFVFTHDSIGLGEDGPTHQPIEQLASLRGTPNLDTWRPADAVESAVAWKYAIERADGPSALIFSRQNLPHQTRDAQQLADVARGAYVLKDCAGEPELILIATGSEVGLAVQAFDQLSEQGKKVRVVSMPSTSVFDQQDAAYKQAVLPLQVGARIAIEASHADYWYKYVGLEGRIIGMTTFGESAPAPALFEEFGFTVENLLETAAELLDA
- the epd gene encoding erythrose-4-phosphate dehydrogenase; its protein translation is MPNANRTYKVALNGYGRIGRCVLRALHERGAAAGFEIVALNDLADQASIEYLTRFDSTHGRFPGEVKVDGDCLHINGNCVKVLRQATPEAIDWAALDIDLVLECSGVYHSRADAERFLAAGAPRVLFSQPMASEADIDATVVFGVNQACLSGAEKLVSNASCTTNCGVPLLKLLNETVGIEYVSITTIHSAMNDQPVIDAYHHEDLRRTRSAFQSVIPVSTGLARGIERLLPELTGRIQAKAIRVPTVNVSCLDITLQTARDTSAEEINRVLREAASSGPLQGLLAYTELPHASCDFNHDAHSAIVDGSQTRVSGPRLVNLLAWFDNEWGFANRMLDVAQHFLDVSACSTEQKATNQPLVKD
- a CDS encoding phosphoglycerate kinase, translating into MTVLKMTDLDLAGKRVLIREDLNVPVKDGVVKSDARILASLPTIKLALEKGAAVMVCSHLGRPTEGEFSAENSLAPVAAYLSKALGRDVPLVADYLGGVDVQPGQVVLFENVRFNKGEKKNADELAQQYAALCDVFVMDAFGTAHRAEGSTHGVAKFAKVAAAGPLLAAELDALGKALGNPAKPMAAIVAGSKVSTKLDVLNSLSQICDQLIVGGGIANTFLAAAGFPVGKSLYEADLIDTAKAIAAKVSVPLPVDVVVAKAFAEDAEATVKLVADVAEDDMILDIGPQTAAQFAELLKSSKTILWNGPVGVFEFDQFGNGTKVLAQAIAESPAFSIAGGGDTLAAIDKYGVGAQISYISTGGGAFLEFVEGKVLPAVAVLEQRAKA
- the fba gene encoding class II fructose-bisphosphate aldolase (catalyzes the reversible aldol condensation of dihydroxyacetonephosphate and glyceraldehyde 3-phosphate in the Calvin cycle, glycolysis, and/or gluconeogenesis); the encoded protein is MALISMRQMLDHAAEFGYGVPAFNVNNLEQMRAIMEAADKTDSPVIVQASAGARKYAGAPFLRHLILAAIEEFPHIPVCMHQDHGTSPDVCQRSIQLGFSSVMMDGSLKEDGKTPADYDYNVAVTQQTVAFAHACGVSVEGELGCLGSLETGMAGEEDGVGAEGVLDHSQMLTDPEEAADFVKRTQVDALAIAIGTSHGAYKFTKPPTGDILAIDRIKEIHKRIPNTHLVMHGSSSVPQEWLAIINQYGGDIKETYGVPVEEIVEGIKYGVRKVNIDTDLRLASTGAMRRLMATNPSEFDPRKFFGATVTAMRDICIARYEAFGTAGNASKIKPISLEGMFQRYAKGELTAKVN
- a CDS encoding methyl-accepting chemotaxis protein gives rise to the protein MIADVTQASAVIAEELGQLQQQSRHTNEVLTRHASETDQAVTAITEMSSTADTVAQSATETASFTRDANDKAEQSRVVVAEASTSVLALVDEVESATARVQEMQQDAQRINDVLGVIGEIAGQTNLLALNAAIEAARAGEQGRGFAVVADEVRALAGRTQQSTSEINEMLSKLQQGVSSAVQAMEKTKASCQATADKTSRVNVGLDDMASSVGRIHDLSAQIATAAEEQSAVTEEINQNMVAIRHMVDDLVSSGQQADKSTDALLASNRRLVELVNRFKVR
- a CDS encoding YgjP-like metallopeptidase domain-containing protein gives rise to the protein MTALRYLQAYPMHLQQQVMQMIADGRLGDYLDTRYPARHQIQSDKALYAYTLGLKQEHLRNAPNIDKVLYDNRLDLTHRALGLHTAVSRVQGGKLKAKKEIRVAALFKEAAPEFLQMIVVHELAHLKEVDHNKAFYKLCEYMLPGYHQLEFDLRVYLTWRELVAPN
- a CDS encoding cyclic nucleotide-binding domain-containing protein, encoding MSSSTLSIEQLSSFSPMDFLTPHYRQQLHASLTYLQRPAGTLLLQKGERSLAQYYLLSGKVAVDAGPAKQTFEGGSPQAHMPLNGAQPNPATVKALTDVSLFAVEHQLLERLLGWSQEAAYQVDSLGGGMQVDEDDGEDWLARLLGTPLFGRLAPSHLHALLARFEYVEAKAGDNVVSYGEPGEHFYVIKRGRARISLPPAYREQPALSLESGDFFGEEALVSGSVRSASVTMLEDGELARLHRDDFVELVRPTLIPRISGKELEKIGQQAGRKYLLLDVRLAVEYRLGHLPESFNLPVANLRTHADSLDRGTCYVVTPEGGIRSELAVHLLNQLGFDAYLLGEASSAAA
- a CDS encoding transcription elongation factor GreAB, which encodes MDKTLLQQQVCEHLEADLAMAVRAAQTAHEAATHEENIAENKYDTLGLEASYLAAGQARRVEEIRQALHAWRTLQMRDFDEEQGIQLGALVLLQTADGRRQCLLLGPDGAGLKLPSAWGEVMLITPRAPLGQQLLGLGVGDEVSSGPQRWQILQAV
- a CDS encoding substrate-binding periplasmic protein, producing MRTLRCCLLCLMFCYAGLGLAAEPLQLYTEEYPPLNFSQAGKPAGLGVEVVEEILRRTGQQARISVVPWARGYQAAQTEPNTGLFVAMRTEEREQLFKWVGPLTVVATSFYALKGSGLTISSLEDASKVGTIAVPRQWYSYQTLEAKGLPNLYGVIGPRQMMTMLRHRRVPVVVADNVTLVSLLALGELKPEDVEPLHSFLHSYAYIAFSPSTDDALIAQWQATLNAMKADGSFATIYQRWLPGQEMPD